The following coding sequences are from one Clostridioides difficile ATCC 9689 = DSM 1296 window:
- a CDS encoding CDP-glycerol glycerophosphotransferase family protein has product MDKVKFLINMLLAFFIYPFNKHKFNGRDIWLIGGHSGDIYNDNSKFFYEYMLKEHNDVETYWVVNKDSKVFDKIPGKKLIRGSVENYLYYYNSKAIVFSHAPSADIAPYNFAVPVLNYFHKKTIKVFLNHGTISFKKRKPMNKKFKNIIDNLYKSYNIVTASSEFERNVMVNDWGMLDDSVYIIGNARYDNLPTNEVAQTRDILYTPTWRDWIKFSSGKFTDTDYFKNIMNFLNDDKLNKILDEKDINVKIYMHHLMHEFIDDIKENITGKRIVFLDKGVTLANEIRKSAANITDYSSVAIDFLYMNRPILFYQFDLDEYMEKVDSYIDLKSEMFGSLAYNNDEAVNKLIDIIENNFEVMDNQKNERNKFFRYNDNKNCKRIYDCVLSKIK; this is encoded by the coding sequence ATGGACAAGGTTAAATTTTTAATAAATATGCTTTTGGCTTTTTTTATATATCCATTTAATAAGCATAAGTTTAATGGTAGAGATATCTGGCTTATAGGTGGACATTCAGGGGATATATACAATGATAATTCAAAGTTTTTTTATGAGTATATGCTAAAAGAACATAATGATGTAGAAACTTATTGGGTAGTAAATAAAGACAGTAAAGTATTTGATAAAATTCCAGGCAAAAAATTAATAAGAGGAAGTGTAGAAAACTATCTGTATTATTACAATTCAAAAGCTATAGTATTTTCACATGCACCATCAGCAGATATAGCACCATACAATTTTGCTGTACCTGTTCTTAATTATTTTCATAAAAAAACGATAAAAGTGTTTTTAAATCATGGGACTATAAGTTTTAAAAAAAGAAAACCTATGAACAAAAAGTTCAAAAATATTATAGATAACCTATATAAAAGCTATAATATAGTTACAGCAAGTTCTGAATTTGAAAGAAATGTTATGGTAAATGATTGGGGAATGTTAGATGACTCAGTTTATATAATTGGAAATGCAAGATATGACAATTTACCAACAAATGAAGTTGCACAAACTCGAGATATATTATATACTCCTACATGGAGAGATTGGATAAAATTTAGTTCAGGAAAATTTACGGATACAGATTATTTTAAAAATATAATGAATTTTTTAAATGATGACAAATTAAATAAAATATTAGATGAGAAAGATATAAATGTAAAAATTTATATGCATCATCTTATGCATGAGTTTATAGATGATATAAAAGAAAATATAACAGGAAAACGAATTGTGTTTTTAGATAAAGGGGTAACTCTAGCAAATGAAATCAGAAAATCAGCTGCAAATATAACTGATTATTCAAGTGTAGCCATAGACTTTTTGTATATGAATAGACCTATCTTGTTTTACCAATTCGATTTGGATGAATATATGGAAAAAGTTGATTCATATATAGATTTAAAAAGTGAAATGTTTGGGTCTTTGGCTTATAATAATGATGAAGCCGTGAATAAACTTATTGATATTATTGAAAATAATTTTGAGGTTATGGATAACCAAAAAAATGAAAGAAATAAGTTTTTCAGATATAATGATAATAAGAACTGCAAGAGGATATATGATTGTGTATTAAGTAAAATTAAATAA
- a CDS encoding glycosyltransferase family 2 protein, which yields MLISLIMPTLNRYDDIYLLMDSLENQTYKNFELIVVDQNDNSKVKEIVDKYIDKLDIKYIKSSKKGLSYNRNVGIDNAVGQIIGFPDDDCVYENDTLEKVINFFNKNKDYKIYSCKTMDSNKVDAFKKMYDGTCDITSSNVLDTITSITFFIDFEGKDYTRFDEKLGVGGEFGAGEEIDYVLNLLSLGFKGKYFGNDIIYHPAKKHSKSKEKYQKDYNYGRGFGALCKKEIVYRKNYKFAKVMVSKLVRNIGGLILSSNRDYHSATIKGRINGFRQYKL from the coding sequence ATGTTAATATCATTAATAATGCCAACATTAAATAGATATGATGATATATACTTACTTATGGACAGCTTAGAAAATCAAACTTACAAAAACTTTGAACTTATAGTAGTAGACCAAAATGATAATAGCAAAGTTAAAGAAATAGTTGATAAATACATTGATAAGTTAGATATAAAGTATATAAAAAGCTCTAAAAAAGGATTGAGTTATAACAGAAATGTAGGCATAGACAATGCTGTAGGGCAAATTATAGGTTTCCCTGATGATGATTGTGTCTACGAAAATGATACATTAGAAAAAGTTATAAATTTCTTTAATAAAAATAAAGATTATAAAATATACAGTTGCAAAACTATGGATTCAAATAAAGTTGATGCATTTAAGAAAATGTATGATGGAACTTGTGATATCACAAGTTCCAACGTTTTGGATACTATAACATCCATAACTTTTTTTATTGATTTTGAAGGTAAAGACTATACAAGATTTGATGAGAAATTGGGTGTTGGTGGAGAGTTTGGTGCTGGTGAAGAGATAGATTATGTTTTAAACTTATTGAGTTTAGGTTTTAAAGGAAAATACTTTGGAAATGATATAATTTACCATCCTGCAAAAAAACATTCTAAATCTAAAGAAAAGTATCAAAAAGATTATAACTATGGAAGAGGCTTTGGAGCGCTTTGCAAAAAGGAAATAGTCTATAGAAAAAATTATAAGTTTGCAAAAGTTATGGTATCAAAACTTGTAAGAAATATAGGAGGTCTTATATTGAGTTCCAATAGAGATTATCATAGTGCCACTATAAAAGGAAGAATTAATGGATTTAGACAGTACAAGTTATAA